The Syngnathoides biaculeatus isolate LvHL_M chromosome 6, ASM1980259v1, whole genome shotgun sequence genome has a window encoding:
- the kcng4a gene encoding potassium voltage-gated channel subfamily G member 4a isoform X2, which translates to MPIISNANHDFSNLSVSDDSSLDRIFTEIPETETIKGVYYQRAQFIRQPEDLVSVDHRLLAVINVGGNRYTFPWTTLQQFPLTRLGRLCGCRSPEDIASVCDDYDEARKEFFFDRSPSAFRVILNFLAAGKLRLLREMCILSLHDELTYWGVEMAYMERCCKRKMYTRIEEVHEQERQEEERRQRNAMQRVPVEETTYRKVMNWLRDMVENPQSGLPGKIFACLSVIMVAVTVVSLCISTMPDLREEEDRGECSSKCFNMFIIETVCVAWFSLEFILRFIQARSKLDFLRGPLNIIDAMAILPYYVSLVVKEEDPNMDSDRPGGGLQTLGLTVRRSTREFGLLLLFLCVAVTLFSPLVHLAESELTGPHDFSSIPASYWWAIISMTTVGYGDMVPRSIPGQVVALSSILSGILIMAFPATSIFHMFSRSYQELKMEHDRLFKEECAAAAAAAASTSGIEELQEAGVDGGERVDVKLEDSTAIGQAFHLDKGNMQPLESLALFGKGDDAAANNHSLPAAAF; encoded by the exons ATGCCCATCATCAGCAATGCTAACCATGACTTCAGCAACCTGTCTGTCAGTGATGACAGCAGTCTCGACCGCATCTTCACTGAAATTCCCGAGACTGAAACCATCAAG GGTGTCTATTACCAAAGGGCTCAGTTCATCCGTCAGCCAGAGGACCTGGTCTCCGTAGACCACCGCTTGCTGGCAGTGATCAACGTTGGGGGGAACCGTTACACCTTCCCTTGGACTACACTGCAGCAGTTCCCTCTCACTCGACTCGGCCGCCTGTGTGGCTGCAGATCACCTGAGGACATCGCCAGCGTCTGTGACGACTACGATGAAGCCCGGAAGGAATTCTTCTTTGATCGCTCGCCATCCGCCTTCAGGGTCATCCTCAACTTCCTGGCTGCAGGTAAACTTCGGTTGCTGCGGGAGATGTGCATCCTGTCCCTGCACGACGAGCTCACCTACTGGGGTGTGGAGATGGCGTACATGGAGCGCTGCTGCAAGAGGAAGATGTACACACGAATCGAGGAGGTGCACGAGCAAGAACGGCAGGAGGAGGAGCGCAGGCAAAGGAACGCCATGCAGCGTGTTCCCGTGGAGGAGACGACGTATCGAAAAGTGATGAACTGGCTCAGAGATATGGTGGAGAATCCGCAGTCTGGCTTACCGGGGAAGATCTTCGCCTGCCTGTCAGTCATCATGGTAGCGGTGACTGTGGTGAGCTTGTGTATCAGCACCATGCCTGACCTCAGAGAAGAAGAGGACAGG GGCGAGTGCTCCTCCAAATGCTTCAACATGTTCATCATTGAGACAGTGTGTGTGGCCTGGTTCTCGTTGGAGTTCATCCTGCGATTCATTCAGGCACGCAGCAAGCTGGACTTCCTCCGTGGGCCGCTCAACATCATCGACGCCATGGCCATCTTGCCTTACTATGTGTCCTTGGTGGTAAAAGAGGAGGACCCAAACATGGACAGCGATCGGCCAGGAGGAG GCTTGCAGACGCTCGGACTGACGGTGAGGCGCAGCACACGCGAGTTTGGGCTGCTCTTGCTTTTCCTGTGCGTTGCTGTCACCCTCTTCTCACCACTGGTCCACCTTGCTGAAAGCGAGCTCACGGGCCCTCACGATTTCAGCAGCATCCCCGCCTCCTACTGGTGGGCTATTATCTCCATGACAACAGTGGGCTATGGTGACATGGTGCCTAGATCCATCCCCGGGCAGGTTGTAGCGCTGAGCAGCATCCTGAGTGGGATCCTCATCATGGCCTTCCCCGCGACCTCCATCTTCCACATGTTCTCCCGCTCCTACCAAGAGCTCAAGATGGAGCATGATCGTCTGTTCAAAGAGGAGTGCGCTGCCGCTGCAGCTGCCGCCGCCTCCACTAGCGGCATTGAGGAGCTGCAGGAGGCAGGAGTGGATGGAGGAGAACGAGTTGATGTGAAACTGGAGGATTCAACTGCTATTGGACAAGCTTTCCACCTGGATAAGGGCAATATGCAGCCACTCGAGTCTCTTGCTCTGTTCGGGAAAGGAGATGATGCTGCAGCAAATAATCACAGCCTCCCAGCCGCAGCTTTCTGA
- the kcng4a gene encoding potassium voltage-gated channel subfamily G member 4a isoform X1 has translation MPIISNANHDFSNLSVSDDSSLDRIFTEIPETETIKGVYYQRAQFIRQPEDLVSVDHRLLAVINVGGNRYTFPWTTLQQFPLTRLGRLCGCRSPEDIASVCDDYDEARKEFFFDRSPSAFRVILNFLAAGKLRLLREMCILSLHDELTYWGVEMAYMERCCKRKMYTRIEEVHEQERQEEERRQRNAMQRVPVEETTYRKVMNWLRDMVENPQSGLPGKIFACLSVIMVAVTVVSLCISTMPDLREEEDRGECSSKCFNMFIIETVCVAWFSLEFILRFIQARSKLDFLRGPLNIIDAMAILPYYVSLVVKEEDPNMDSDRPGGGKGYLDKLGLVLRILRALRILYVMRLARHSLGLQTLGLTVRRSTREFGLLLLFLCVAVTLFSPLVHLAESELTGPHDFSSIPASYWWAIISMTTVGYGDMVPRSIPGQVVALSSILSGILIMAFPATSIFHMFSRSYQELKMEHDRLFKEECAAAAAAAASTSGIEELQEAGVDGGERVDVKLEDSTAIGQAFHLDKGNMQPLESLALFGKGDDAAANNHSLPAAAF, from the exons ATGCCCATCATCAGCAATGCTAACCATGACTTCAGCAACCTGTCTGTCAGTGATGACAGCAGTCTCGACCGCATCTTCACTGAAATTCCCGAGACTGAAACCATCAAG GGTGTCTATTACCAAAGGGCTCAGTTCATCCGTCAGCCAGAGGACCTGGTCTCCGTAGACCACCGCTTGCTGGCAGTGATCAACGTTGGGGGGAACCGTTACACCTTCCCTTGGACTACACTGCAGCAGTTCCCTCTCACTCGACTCGGCCGCCTGTGTGGCTGCAGATCACCTGAGGACATCGCCAGCGTCTGTGACGACTACGATGAAGCCCGGAAGGAATTCTTCTTTGATCGCTCGCCATCCGCCTTCAGGGTCATCCTCAACTTCCTGGCTGCAGGTAAACTTCGGTTGCTGCGGGAGATGTGCATCCTGTCCCTGCACGACGAGCTCACCTACTGGGGTGTGGAGATGGCGTACATGGAGCGCTGCTGCAAGAGGAAGATGTACACACGAATCGAGGAGGTGCACGAGCAAGAACGGCAGGAGGAGGAGCGCAGGCAAAGGAACGCCATGCAGCGTGTTCCCGTGGAGGAGACGACGTATCGAAAAGTGATGAACTGGCTCAGAGATATGGTGGAGAATCCGCAGTCTGGCTTACCGGGGAAGATCTTCGCCTGCCTGTCAGTCATCATGGTAGCGGTGACTGTGGTGAGCTTGTGTATCAGCACCATGCCTGACCTCAGAGAAGAAGAGGACAGG GGCGAGTGCTCCTCCAAATGCTTCAACATGTTCATCATTGAGACAGTGTGTGTGGCCTGGTTCTCGTTGGAGTTCATCCTGCGATTCATTCAGGCACGCAGCAAGCTGGACTTCCTCCGTGGGCCGCTCAACATCATCGACGCCATGGCCATCTTGCCTTACTATGTGTCCTTGGTGGTAAAAGAGGAGGACCCAAACATGGACAGCGATCGGCCAGGAGGAGGTAAAGGCTACTTGGACAAGCTGGGTCTGGTGCTGAGGATCCTTCGGGcgttgaggattctttatgtgatGCGACTGGCTCGCCACTCTCTAGGCTTGCAGACGCTCGGACTGACGGTGAGGCGCAGCACACGCGAGTTTGGGCTGCTCTTGCTTTTCCTGTGCGTTGCTGTCACCCTCTTCTCACCACTGGTCCACCTTGCTGAAAGCGAGCTCACGGGCCCTCACGATTTCAGCAGCATCCCCGCCTCCTACTGGTGGGCTATTATCTCCATGACAACAGTGGGCTATGGTGACATGGTGCCTAGATCCATCCCCGGGCAGGTTGTAGCGCTGAGCAGCATCCTGAGTGGGATCCTCATCATGGCCTTCCCCGCGACCTCCATCTTCCACATGTTCTCCCGCTCCTACCAAGAGCTCAAGATGGAGCATGATCGTCTGTTCAAAGAGGAGTGCGCTGCCGCTGCAGCTGCCGCCGCCTCCACTAGCGGCATTGAGGAGCTGCAGGAGGCAGGAGTGGATGGAGGAGAACGAGTTGATGTGAAACTGGAGGATTCAACTGCTATTGGACAAGCTTTCCACCTGGATAAGGGCAATATGCAGCCACTCGAGTCTCTTGCTCTGTTCGGGAAAGGAGATGATGCTGCAGCAAATAATCACAGCCTCCCAGCCGCAGCTTTCTGA